The nucleotide window GAGCCCCAAGCGGCGGTCACCGTCTGGAACCCGTCCATGCGCAACCAGTAGTCCTTGAAATGGAATCGCCGGTGCGCCGTGGAGCAAGCAGTCTAGTACCAGAGGGCAGTGGTCAGACACTACGGACGCGAGGCATCTCAAGTGGCAATCACTGTGCACGTCCTCCAGTTCGAGGTGCAAAGCACATGGTCCAGATGCACCAAGGTTGGTGGCAATTGCTCGTTAGATCATGTGTAGAGCTGTCTGTTTAGGTAAATCTCCTTAAGCGCGAGATCGTTGACGAGGCGGCGGAATCTGCCCATCATGCGCCTGTTCAGGTTGCCCGTACTCTATCCTCATCTCGAAGGATGAGGTTGAAGTCACCACATGACATCCATGGCCCGGCGCAATCCGCCCTAATCTCCCGTAATTCTTTCATGAATGCCACCTTGTCCACGTCATCTTGGGGTCCATAGACCACCGTGAGCCACCATGGCGTGCCAGAGGCCGTGGCCACCTTGGCAGTGAGCGTGTTCATGGTGAACATTGGTTCCGTGATCGACATGGCCCTGCTCTTCCATGGGAGCAAAATGCCGCCCTGTGTGCCTTGGGCTGGAAGATAAGTATAATCATAGAATTCTGAGCCAAGCATGTCAAGAACAATAGACGAGTAGATCAAATCCATTTTAGTTTCTTGCAAGCACACAATTGAGGCGCCGGTGGTGTCCAGCAAAGTGCGAATGGCGTGGCGGTGCGCGAGTGTTGAGGCCGCGCACATTCCAAACCACGATCTTAAGGCCGTGATCCATAAAGGTGGGATCGACGGGCACGATGCCGCGGGGGCCTAGACCTCGCACGCGGTGTCGACACGTGCCGGTGTGGGCGCCGGCGGCGCCATGCAGGCTGGGATCTCACGATCGACCAGCGCGGCGATGGCTGCGAGCAGCGTGAACGGGATGCGCACCGCGAACACGTCGTCGTATGCCTTCATCTCCGCGGCGGTGATCTTCTGGTTGGTCCCAATTATATCGAGCGCGCGGAGGACCTAGAGTTGCGCTCTTCTTTCTGTtgtcggcggcgcggcggccgcgGAACTGGCGGATGCCGAACGACCACGGCAGGGGGGTGAAGTTGAGGGGGCGGCATGGCCTCTTCCCAGGCGCCCGCAGAGACGCGTTGAGCTGcttggaggcggcggcgaggaacTCGCCCAGCGTCCATGATTGTGGGACGGGTGCACGACCTCAGGATCGATGCAGGGTTACTGGCGGGGAGGCAAAGTGGTTGGGCGTAGGCGTGCACATGTCGTGGTTGGCCTCCATGTGGGCAGGCACCACTGTTGGAGGGGCCGCAGTACGCCTAGGAGGAGGGACTATTGCCGTGGGCCTTTGGAGGATCGAGATAGGAGCCTGTTGGGTTCGGGGCGGGTAGCTGCGGCCCAGTAGGAGTTGTGCTCGACGGCTCTTGGAATGGATTGTTGGCGCCGCTGGCGAGCACGAGCGCCTCTCTGTCCGTTGCGGCGCGTGTGGGGGTTGGCGTGGACCGGTCAACACAGGAGAGCAGCCCCACCTCGGGGGTGGATGTGGGTGAATCGCCACTTTGCCCCGACAAGGCCGGCGTCTCTTCCCGCGAGTATGGCACCTCGCTCAGCACGGCCAGGTCCCGACAAGAAGGGTCAGGCGAACTAGAACTTTGGCCAGCAGGATCGTTCCCGGGTGCATGGGATACCACCGGATTCGAAAAACCGGATGGCTCCGATGCCGCCGCAGCCGCAGGGGAGTCGCCATCTTTCCCCGCAGGCCCGTCGAGCGCGGCGATAGAGCCATCGTCAGCGTTGCGCGCTTGGCCCACGGCTGTTGCCAGCTTATCGTTCCTTTTCCCCTTTCCTTTTCTGGCTCGATGACGAGGGTGAGGGGCCCCACGTTGGCCAGGCCACAGCAGCATGCCGTTTCTGGTTGGATCTATGGGCGGTTCCGCCGCCGCACCGGGAGGGGCAGGCCACGCCGGAGCCATGGCCACCCCATCCACACGGGAGGCGCGGTTGCCGACGCGCCAATCGAGGTTGTCCATAGCCATGCCATCGGCACGGCCGGTGGGCTGCGAGTCCATGCGCCTACGCTTGCGGTCGTGGCGGCGCGCGGGCCCCGGGCCGTGGCTGTGCCCGGCGTCGTTGCCATCACCGGCGCCTTGATCCCGACCATGCCCCTCGTTTGGAGCCACGCTCGTAGGCCTGATGATCACATCGCGGGATATCGCAATGGAGATGGGGTAGGTAAGCGTCCTGATGAAAGGCGCAGCAGAGCCCAGGCGCGCGGGGACTTGCTCGACGATCTCCAGAATGGCGTCGCACGGATGTCGGCAGGATTGTGCGTGCGCCCGGAAAGCCGGAACGTGGCGAGGTTGGCATGGGAGCGAGTGTGGGGATGGAGGCGCTCAATCCAGCAGCTTTGTCCAAGGATGTGCTCGGCAGTCGAGAGATGCCACGCCTGGGCAGGAATACCGCGGAGCTCGAGCTCGACGCTGTATTCGAACTCGCCGTAGCCGGCATGAGCGAGCTTACTCCAAGGGCGAATCAAAAGGGAGAAGCGGGGAGATCGGATGAAGTGGTCGTCATTGAGACGGTCCCTGGTGGCCTGAGAGCTGAAGAGGATCAGGAAATCCATCAGGCTATTTGGTCTGTTATGCCTGTACGAATCATATTGGCCTTACACTTTGCAAGTTCGCATCGTGAACAACTTCAGTGCCAGGAAAGAAACAATGGATATATTCAGCAAGCACAAATAATTAGCAGCTTTAAGATGCATGCTACCTCCATCCTTCATTTATTCATTTCTTCTATGATAACAACCTTTCTTTTATTATGGTACAAGTTGCTAATAGTTTGCGCTTGTGCAACTTGAGTAATACCTCGCCGTTCTCTCACAAAATGACTAACTTATGATCCCTACTTTTGAGTGTGTTATGCTTACACAACGGAATGCAAACTGATATTTAGATTTTTCTGAAGTATGAAGTAGTGCCGAACTTTTCATGATCTCTAGAGTTTAGCTAGGGCTTAACCTGTACCCTGTGTTCCTACCGTGTTAATATAAATTTCTAGATTCTGTGCCTTCGCCTAAGAAATTCTTTAGTTTTTTTCTTCATGGTTGTATGCACTCCCCAACACGTATCTTTTTGAAGCGGTATACATTTTTAGGATTACTTTTAAAGTGGCAATACCTCAACAAATAGGTTTATAGAAGCACAGGTAAATGATGTTCTTCATGTGAATATTAATCATAACTTTCTTCATTACAGGTATTGGATTACATTATCTATGAAGCCCGGAGAAATCATATTAGGTTGATTCTTTGCCTTGTCAACAACCTTGATAACTTTGGAGGGAAGGCCCAATATGTTAAGTGGGCACAAGCAGCTGGAGCTAACTTGACGAATTCAACTGATTCTTTTTTCTATGACCCAACCGTTAAGGGTTACTACAAGGATTATGTGAAGGTAATATTTAGCTTGAAACAAATAATTATTTTGTCTTGTGGCACCTCGtatttactactccctctgtgTTCTTAACTGTCCTCAACTCACCATGTGCACATAACAAGTAAACACAAAATCTATGAAATATTTAGTGAGAAAGTACCATGCATACCCTTGTTGAATGACATGCTACAACCATTTAACCTGTTCCAAAGCAATAAATGGAGATATTGGATTAACTACACTCTTGATTTCCTCAATGGACAGTTGTTTTGAAACGGATTCTTGTGAGGTTCAGGACATATATCATGAAAACAGAAAGATGTAGTTGTGCATTCATTGCAATATTGTGGTGTGCCCCACTTGCATGTTAGAAAATTAATTTTGATAATCTCATCTTACCTTTGATGAGGACTTTAGGAACGACGTAATGTGTCAATCTTTTCTGTACACATATCATGGTTTTCTCTGTAGATTATCTCCCAAGGGAGTGGATATTAGATAAAATGTGTTTTGTATTCGCTGAATGTACCTAATATGTTCATATGCTCTGACATTTTATCTAGAAGTGGTAAAGTGTATTGTGCTATGGCCACTGCCAAGTGACTAGCATGATTTACAAGACCTTCTTTTATGCATATAGCTTGTAAATTTGTTACATAAATAAACAAGGGAGTAATATGTGTCAATTGCGACCCTAATCGACCTGGGTAAACAAACTTGCAGCTACGTTTGCAGAAGCACTATTTATAAACACTTTTTCTCCAATTTTCCTTCTCTGGCCAGTTTTTGATGATTCTGTCACCACTCCTATATAACGTATTACCAACAGGCAATATTAACTAGAAGGAACTCTTACAGTGGAATCAGATACTCTGATGAACCTGCTATTTTTGCTTGGGAACTCATGAATGAGCCTAGGTGTGTGTCCAACTCATCTGGTCCTCATCTTCAGGTAATGACTTCAATGCATTCAAAGATCCATTTTCACTTTCAGTACATGGGGATTTTTCTGAGTGAAAACACTCGGCACTTCAACCCGGTGTCCCTTGGCAGGCTTGGATAGCAGAGATGGCAGCGTATGTCAAGAGTCTGGATGCTAAACATCTTGTTGCAGTAGGAATTGAAGGGTTTTATGGCACTGGAATAGCTGAGAGGCTGGGTTTTAATCCTGGGGACTGGGCAGCTTCACTCTGCTCAGACTTCATACAGAACTCGGCAGTCGAGAATATTGATTTTGCATCGGTGCATGCTTACCCTGACAGCTGGTATGTATTTTTCCCGATTATTTGTACAAATGTATCATGCTTTAGTTTATATGCCATTGATGCATATATTTGTTCCCAGGCTACCAAAGGCAAGCATGGAAGAAAAACTCAGATACCTTTCCAGTTGGGTTGATTCACACCTTAATGACAGCGAACACATCTTGAAAAAACCTGTTCTGTTCTCAGAAGTAGGTTACCTGCAGCATGTAGAGGGCAACAGCACAGTTGATAGAGATATTCTTCTAAGAGTTGTTTACGACAAAATCTATGATTCAGCGAGGAAGCTTCAGGCAGGCGGGGGTGCTTTTATTTGGCAGTTGATGGTCGAAGGAACACACATGTACCACGACGACTTCTCCCTGGTGGCACACGATCATCCCTCGACTTATAAGTTGATAACGGAGCAGTCTTGTCGATTGCAAATGCTGTACGAGAATGATAGAGACCCTGACTGGCAATGTGCGATACAGCCCTAGGAATTTTACTGCCATTGATGCCGGGAAAGCCTGCTTCATCAAACAGAAACTCGTCTTCAGCGTTATCTTGAACAAGACTGCCTATAGAAGTGAACAGCTGACTGACAGGATGTGTATAGCAACAGAACGTTTGTAACTAGTGATAGATTAATCATCAAATGCAAGTAGGTGGCGTTTGAATTTGTCTGTGGTAATTACCGTTTTTTCCTTTCGTCTGTCGGCCACCAATGTGGTTGCTAGCATTCTTTCCATAGGTGCACGCAACTTGTTAGCTACTTTGTTTCTTggccacatgaatagcaagaagAGTTTCAGAAATATCGGATTTGCTTTATGTGTTTTCATGTTCTGTACAGTGCAATTCAGTTTCAGATTCGCGCTCGGGATGGTGCATTGCAGAacagtggcggagccaggattgAAGTGAACCTTGGGCCAATTTGTTTTTCGGTAACATGTTTTTTTTAATCCTGGCTTCGCCACTGTTCTGCAAGAATTGAGGTTTAGCATTTTCcgtacaggagctgctcgactgATAAGTTGCAAATTGACAAGAGTTCGCCACTTTTCTTTAGCTTAGATTGCATCTGAGTTTGCCAGAAACTTGTACcgcctccattcctaaatataagatgTTGGCTgctcaaaataaataaataaatataagaTGTTGGGGCTGGTGGGCGCACGAGGAAGGAGGTGAGCCGTTGGATTTCACTCGTAAGGTAGACTGCTTAATTGACCGATTTCAACAACAAAAAAGAGAGTATGTTTTGCTTGCAAAACAGTGGTCGGCAGATATGACTCGTGTTGTGTATTGAGGGCTGGATGTTTATCTCGTTCTGATGTGCAAGAATAAAAATCTGCTGACACGTTCTTTTCATCCGGAGCATGTAGCGACCAAAACATACAACGGAAACGATGTGGCGTGGAGCACCAACCACACAAAGAGCAGGTCTGCCGTGCCCGTACGAGGACCATATGGCGCGTTGAAAGTTCCTAACGAATAGTATTTCCCATTTGTAGCATACACATGAGACCATTGCCATATACCCACATACGTTCATATGTTGTGCCCATCAGGAGAGCTACGCCTGAAAAAGCAGGAGCACGATGTTTCTGTATGCACGCTCGTAGAACAAACTACACGGACCCGCAGGTTGTTATCGCCAGCGCCGATGATGCATGGCAAGGGCGCCTATTCGTGGATGCCGATCATGCGCGTAGGCTCGGCTTCATATGTACAAATCTGAAAAGTCAGCGTGGTGTCTCTGCttttttttttttggggggggggggtcttagAGTGTGGAGCTCGCATTGTTTCGGAGGGTTGGGCCGTCTCCACGAATTTGAGGTCCCGATGCAA belongs to Triticum urartu cultivar G1812 chromosome 7, Tu2.1, whole genome shotgun sequence and includes:
- the LOC125521268 gene encoding mannan endo-1,4-beta-mannosidase 6-like → MRREKRLYSFLGLLLLLAVVYLNWLPGRDPAAPGGGGLKLPVPWLQPRMSFAGRNGTHFVDADTGAPLYVNGWNSYWLLSSRSPALVSEMLRRGRRMGLGVCRTWAFIDGGPGALQISPGRFNEAVFQVLDYIIYEARRNHIRLILCLVNNLDNFGGKAQYVKWAQAAGANLTNSTDSFFYDPTVKGYYKDYVKAILTRRNSYSGIRYSDEPAIFAWELMNEPRCVSNSSGPHLQAWIAEMAAYVKSLDAKHLVAVGIEGFYGTGIAERLGFNPGDWAASLCSDFIQNSAVENIDFASVHAYPDSWLPKASMEEKLRYLSSWVDSHLNDSEHILKKPVLFSEVGYLQHVEGNSTVDRDILLRVVYDKIYDSARKLQAGGGAFIWQLMVEGTHMYHDDFSLVAHDHPSTYKLITEQSCRLQMLYENDRDPDWQCAIQP